The DNA segment TGGCCTCGCGGGTGTCGGGCAGTTCCTCGCCCGTCTCCTGATTCACCAGCCGCATGGACAGGCGAACCTTGCCGCGATCGTCGACGCCGAGGACCTTCACCTTTACGGGCTGGCCTTCCTTGATGACGTCGGAAACCTGGGCGACGCGTTCCTCGCGCAGCTCGGAAATGTGCACCAGTCCGTCCTTGTTGCCGATGAAGTTCACGAAGGCGCCGAAGTCGACGACCTTGACGACTTTGCCGTCATAGATCACGCCCACTTCCGGCTCGGCGACGATGCCGGTGATCCAGGCACGCGCCTTCTTGATGGCTTCCGGATCGCTGGAGGCGATCTTGATGGTGCCGTCGTCCTCGATATCGATCTTGGCGCCGGTCTGCTCGACGATCTCGCGGATCACCTTGCCGCCGGTCCCGATGACTTCACGAATCTTGTCCTTCGGCACGCTCATCGTCTCGATGCGCGGCGCGTTGGAGCTGAGTTCACCGCGCGACTGGTCGAGCGACTTGGCCATTTCGGCGAGGATATGGATGCGGCCGCCCTGCGCCTGAGCCAGCGCGGACTGCATGATGTCCTTGGTGATCCCGGTGATCTTGATGTCCATCTGCAGCGAGGTGATGCCTTCCGACGTGCCCGCCACCTTGAAATCCATGTCGCCGAGGTGATCCTCGTCGCCGAGGATGTCGGACAGAACGGCGTAGCTGCCGTCCTTTTCCAGAATCAGGCCCATGGCGATGCCCGACACGGGCCGCTTGATCGGCACGCCCGCGTCCATCATGGCGAGGGACGAGGAGCACACGGTGGCCATGGAACTGGAGCCGTTCGATTCGGTGATCTCCGACACCACGCGGATGGTGTAGGGGAACTCCTCCGCCGAGGGCAGGACCGCCTGGAGGGCGCGCCACGCCAGCTTGCCGTGACCCACCTCGCGGCGGCCGGTGAACCCGGAGCGGCCAACTTCACCGACCGAGAAGGGCGGGAAGTTGTAGTGCAGCATGAAGCGCGAGCGCCAGTTGCCCTCGAGCGAATCGATGATCTGCTCGTCATCGCCGGTGCCCAGGGTGACCACGCCCAGCGACTGCGTTTCGCCGCGGGTGAACAGGCACGAGCCGTGGGTGCGCGGCAGGACCGTGACCTCGGCCAGGATCTGGCGAACGGTGGTCAGGTCGCGGCCATCGATACGGCGGCTGGTCTTGATGATGTTGCCACGGACGATGGTCTTTTCCAGGTCCTTCAGCAGCGTCTTGACCACGCTGGGATCGGCTGGGGGATCCATGTCGGCCAGTGCCGCGACGACCTTGCTCTTGGCTTCGCTGATGGCCTTGGTGCGGACCTGCTTTTCGGTGTTGGCGTAGGCCGCGCGCAGGGCGGGCTCGCCCAGTTCGGCGATGCGGGCCTCGAGCGCGCTGTTGTCGGGGCCTTCCGGCAGCGACCACGGTTCCTTGGCCGCCTCTTCGGCCAGATCGATGATCAGGTCGATCACGGGCTGCATCTGCTCATGACCGAACATGACGGCGCCGAGCATGACTTCCTCGCTCAGCTCGGCGGCCTGCGATTCCACCATCAGCACCGCGGTGCTGGTGCCGGCCACGGCCAGATCGAGCTGTGAATTCGGCAGGTCGTCGATCGAAGGGTTCAGGACGTACGCGCCATCGATATAGCCGACGCGCGCGCCGCCGATCGGGCCCAGGAACGGAATGCCCGAAATGGTCAGCGCCGCCGAGGCGCCGATCATGGCGACCATGTCCGGGTCGTTCTCCATGTCGTGGCTGAGCACGGTGCAGAGCACCTGGGTTTCGTTGCGGAAACCGGCGGGGAACAGCGGACGGATCGGACGATCGATCAGGCGCGAGGTCAGCGTCTCCTTTTCGGTCGGACGGCCTTCACGCTTGAAGAAGCCGCCCGGAATCTTGCCGGCGGCGTAATATTTCTCGGTGTAGTTGACGGTCAGCGGGAAGAAGTCCAGGCCCGGCTTGGGCGACTTTTCCGCGACGACGGTGCACAATACGACGGTATCGCCGTAGCTGACCATGACGGCGCCGTCGGCCTGACGGGCGACGCGACCGGTTTCGAGGACCAGCTTGCGGCCGCCCCAGTTGAGTTCCTTACGGGTAATGTTAAACATGGCTAATCCTAATTCTTGCGCGGCGGGCCCCATTGCCTGCCGCCCCTTCCTCGTCTCTTTCAATTCGAAGGCCTTCATCCGCCATTGACGGCGGGCATTACGACAAAGGCGCCGGACGATGCCGGCGCCTTCATGTTACTTGCGCAGACCGAGGCGCTGGATGAGCGAAGCATAGCGCGCTTCGTCCACTTTTTTCACGTAGTCCAGCAACCGGCGGCGCTGGTTGACCATCTTGATCAGACCGCGGCGGGAGTGGTTGTCCTTGGCGTGGGTCTTGAAGTGTCCGGTCAGATTGTTGATCCGTTCGGTCAGGATCGCGACCTGGACTTCGGGGGAACCGGTGTCGCCCTTGACGACAGCGTATTCACCAATCAGTTCTTCCTTGCGGGCAGGCGTAATCGACATCGAGCATCTCCTTATGAGTTGAAAAGCCGCTTGGGCTTGAGGTTTCCGTCCTCGAGCACGCCCAAACCGACGGCTTTCCCGGACACCTTGATCACCACCTCGCCATTCAGCTGACGCGGCACGAAGACCGCTTGGCCGTGACGGAGACGGTCGGCCTCGCTTTCCATCACGGCGACCGCCGGGATGTCGTCCAGCGGTGTCTCGATGGGCAGCAAAAGGCCCGAAGGCGGCGCACTATTGCCCAATTCCCCAATCTTATCCAGTGAAAACGAGTCGGCCTCGTGGAACGGGCCGACCCGGGTTCGGCGCAGGGCTGTCACATGACCGAAGGTCCCGAGCCGAACGCCGAGATCGCGGGCGAGCGAACGGACATAGGTGCCCTTGCCGCAATCGACCTCGAAATCGGCACTGTCCGCGCCAGCGGCCAGCAGGCTGAACCGATCCACCTGAACCTCGCGCGGCGGCAGGTCCGGCGGCGCGCCATCCCGCGCAAGGTCGTAGGCCCGCTCGCCATCGACCTTGATCGCCGAATAGGATGGCGGCTTCTGCTGGATCAGGCCGGTGAATTCGGGCAGCACCGCCTCGATGGCCGCGGCGTCGGGACGCACGTCGCTGGTGCCGGTCACGGCGCCCTCGCTGTCGTCGGTATCCCGGCCCTCGCCCCACTGCACGGTGAACTTGTAGGTCTTGCTGCCGCCCATGGCGTAGGAAACCAGCTTGGTGGCATCGCCCAGCGCCAGCGGCAGCACGCCGGTGGCCAGCGGATCGAGCGTGCCGGCATGGCCGACCTTGGCCGCGTCCAGCATCCGCTTGACGCGCGCGACCGCATGCGCCGACGTCACGCCCTGCGGCTTGTCGACGACAATCCAGCCGGTGATGGGCCGGCCCTTATTACGACGTCCCATATGTAGTCTATTCGTCCTCGGAGGAATCTTTGTCCAGGTCGCGGCGCACGCCGGGCTCGTTGAGCAAGGTGCCGATCCGCTCGGCGATCTCGAACGAGCGATCGACCGAGAACCGCAACTGGGGCGTATAGCGCAGGGCCACCTCGTGGGAGACCTGGCCACGCAGGTAGCGAGCGCAGCGATTGAGCCCGGCCGCCACCTTTTCCGCATCATGACCGCCCAACGGCATGATCCACGCCGTCGCGTTCTTGAGATCGGGGCCGAGCTCGACTTCGGTCACCGTCACCGACACGCCGACGAGGGCGGGATCGCGCAGATCGCCGCGTGACAGCACCTCCGCCAACGCGTGGCGAAGCACTTCGCCGACGCGGCTTTGACGCTGGGTCCGCGGACCCCCGCGTGCTCTGGTCATGACCTTCTCGCCTCGCTCGTGACGGTTACAGCGTGCGGGCGCGTTCTTCGACCGAGTAGACCTCGATCTTGTCGCCGGCCTTCACCTCGTTGAAGTTCTCGATGGTGATACCGCATTCGGTACCCGCCACGACCTCCTTCACCTCGTCGCGGAAACGGCGCACCGAACTGATCTTGCCATCGTGAACAATAGTGTCGTTGCGCAGCACGCGCGCCCGCGCATCGGCCCGGACCGCACCGTCCGTGACGATACAGCCAGCGGCCTTGCCCTTGCCCGCCGCGAACACTTCCTTGACATCGGCGATGCCGAGGATGGTTTCGCGAATTTCGGGCGACAGCATGCCGGACAGCGCCGCCTTGATCTCGTCGACCAGGTCG comes from the Iodidimonas sp. SYSU 1G8 genome and includes:
- the rpsO gene encoding 30S ribosomal protein S15 yields the protein MSITPARKEELIGEYAVVKGDTGSPEVQVAILTERINNLTGHFKTHAKDNHSRRGLIKMVNQRRRLLDYVKKVDEARYASLIQRLGLRK
- the pnp gene encoding polyribonucleotide nucleotidyltransferase, which gives rise to MGPAAQELGLAMFNITRKELNWGGRKLVLETGRVARQADGAVMVSYGDTVVLCTVVAEKSPKPGLDFFPLTVNYTEKYYAAGKIPGGFFKREGRPTEKETLTSRLIDRPIRPLFPAGFRNETQVLCTVLSHDMENDPDMVAMIGASAALTISGIPFLGPIGGARVGYIDGAYVLNPSIDDLPNSQLDLAVAGTSTAVLMVESQAAELSEEVMLGAVMFGHEQMQPVIDLIIDLAEEAAKEPWSLPEGPDNSALEARIAELGEPALRAAYANTEKQVRTKAISEAKSKVVAALADMDPPADPSVVKTLLKDLEKTIVRGNIIKTSRRIDGRDLTTVRQILAEVTVLPRTHGSCLFTRGETQSLGVVTLGTGDDEQIIDSLEGNWRSRFMLHYNFPPFSVGEVGRSGFTGRREVGHGKLAWRALQAVLPSAEEFPYTIRVVSEITESNGSSSMATVCSSSLAMMDAGVPIKRPVSGIAMGLILEKDGSYAVLSDILGDEDHLGDMDFKVAGTSEGITSLQMDIKITGITKDIMQSALAQAQGGRIHILAEMAKSLDQSRGELSSNAPRIETMSVPKDKIREVIGTGGKVIREIVEQTGAKIDIEDDGTIKIASSDPEAIKKARAWITGIVAEPEVGVIYDGKVVKVVDFGAFVNFIGNKDGLVHISELREERVAQVSDVIKEGQPVKVKVLGVDDRGKVRLSMRLVNQETGEELPDTREAKKPRRD
- the truB gene encoding tRNA pseudouridine(55) synthase TruB; its protein translation is MGRRNKGRPITGWIVVDKPQGVTSAHAVARVKRMLDAAKVGHAGTLDPLATGVLPLALGDATKLVSYAMGGSKTYKFTVQWGEGRDTDDSEGAVTGTSDVRPDAAAIEAVLPEFTGLIQQKPPSYSAIKVDGERAYDLARDGAPPDLPPREVQVDRFSLLAAGADSADFEVDCGKGTYVRSLARDLGVRLGTFGHVTALRRTRVGPFHEADSFSLDKIGELGNSAPPSGLLLPIETPLDDIPAVAVMESEADRLRHGQAVFVPRQLNGEVVIKVSGKAVGLGVLEDGNLKPKRLFNS
- the rbfA gene encoding 30S ribosome-binding factor RbfA; protein product: MTRARGGPRTQRQSRVGEVLRHALAEVLSRGDLRDPALVGVSVTVTEVELGPDLKNATAWIMPLGGHDAEKVAAGLNRCARYLRGQVSHEVALRYTPQLRFSVDRSFEIAERIGTLLNEPGVRRDLDKDSSEDE